Proteins encoded within one genomic window of Haloarcula marismortui ATCC 43049:
- a CDS encoding formate--tetrahydrofolate ligase, giving the protein MSSQDEQSATEETQEPIPTDYDIAQSTDMEPIWELVEPWGLGLDDLQYFGEYTAKVKQHAIERLREQAENREQNLVLVTGMTPTPKGEGKTVTTVGLGQTLNHVGEEAMIAIREPSLGPVFGVKGGAAGGGRSQVLPMEDINLHFTGDLHALTSAHNLIAAMLDAKISQGDDLNIDINNVSWPRAIDMNDRALRETVVGLGGKTGGTPREDSFILTAASELMAVLCLASDIGDLKERVSRIIVAYDEDGDPVTVEDIEATGPATMLLRDAIKPNVVQTIEGTPALVHGGPFANIAHGTNSLVADKTAFGMGDYLVTEAGFGSDLGAEKFMDVVCRKGDMTPNAVVLVASVRALKYHGLNQWPVDYDEIGEAGVEAVEAGFSNLDKHARNLQKFGVPVVVSVNRFPDDTDEEVQAVLDHCREDLGVRAAESNVFSDGSEGGVDLAENVIEATEESNEEDFRMLYDDDDSIKEKIHTVATEIYGADDVKYTGGALDDIEQMNDLDFDDYPVVMSKTFHSLSDDASQKGAPEGWELEISEVYPSAGAGFLVALTADALTMPGLPARPAAADMDIDGDGNISGLF; this is encoded by the coding sequence ATGTCTTCACAGGATGAGCAATCCGCGACCGAAGAAACACAGGAGCCGATTCCGACGGACTACGACATCGCCCAGTCGACCGACATGGAGCCGATCTGGGAACTGGTCGAACCGTGGGGACTCGGCCTCGATGACCTCCAGTACTTCGGCGAATACACCGCGAAAGTCAAACAACACGCCATCGAGCGTCTCCGCGAACAGGCCGAAAACAGGGAGCAGAACCTCGTGCTGGTAACCGGGATGACGCCGACGCCGAAAGGCGAAGGGAAGACGGTAACCACCGTCGGTCTTGGGCAAACGCTCAATCACGTCGGCGAGGAGGCGATGATCGCGATCCGAGAACCGTCGCTTGGCCCGGTGTTCGGGGTCAAGGGCGGCGCAGCGGGTGGCGGCCGGTCGCAGGTCCTCCCGATGGAGGACATTAACCTCCACTTCACCGGCGACCTCCACGCACTCACCTCAGCACACAACCTTATCGCCGCGATGCTCGATGCGAAGATATCACAGGGCGACGACCTGAATATTGATATCAACAACGTCTCCTGGCCGCGGGCTATCGACATGAACGACCGCGCACTCCGTGAGACGGTCGTCGGCCTCGGCGGGAAGACCGGCGGGACCCCGCGAGAGGATAGCTTCATTTTGACGGCGGCCTCCGAGTTGATGGCGGTCCTCTGTCTGGCCAGCGATATCGGGGACCTGAAAGAGCGCGTCAGTCGAATCATCGTCGCCTACGACGAAGACGGCGACCCGGTGACCGTCGAGGACATCGAGGCGACCGGCCCAGCAACCATGCTTCTCCGGGATGCGATCAAACCGAACGTCGTCCAGACTATCGAGGGGACGCCGGCACTGGTCCACGGCGGACCGTTCGCGAACATCGCTCACGGGACGAACTCGCTGGTCGCCGATAAGACAGCATTCGGCATGGGCGACTACCTCGTCACTGAGGCCGGCTTCGGCTCCGACCTCGGGGCCGAGAAGTTCATGGACGTGGTCTGTCGCAAGGGCGACATGACGCCAAACGCCGTCGTACTCGTAGCGTCGGTTCGTGCGCTCAAGTATCACGGACTCAACCAGTGGCCCGTCGACTACGACGAGATCGGCGAGGCCGGCGTCGAAGCCGTCGAAGCGGGCTTCTCAAACCTCGATAAGCACGCGCGGAATCTCCAGAAGTTCGGCGTCCCGGTCGTCGTCTCCGTCAACCGCTTCCCGGACGATACTGACGAGGAGGTTCAGGCCGTGCTGGACCACTGCCGCGAGGACCTCGGCGTCAGAGCGGCTGAGTCGAACGTGTTCTCCGACGGCAGCGAGGGCGGCGTCGACCTCGCCGAGAACGTCATCGAGGCGACCGAGGAGAGCAACGAGGAGGACTTCCGGATGCTGTACGACGACGATGACAGCATCAAGGAGAAAATCCACACTGTTGCGACCGAGATCTACGGTGCTGACGACGTGAAATACACCGGTGGCGCGCTTGACGACATCGAGCAGATGAACGACCTCGACTTCGACGACTACCCGGTCGTCATGTCCAAGACCTTCCACTCGCTGAGCGACGACGCGAGCCAGAAGGGTGCGCCGGAGGGCTGGGAACTCGAAATCAGCGAAGTGTACCCATCCGCTGGCGCGGGCTTCCTCGTCGCACTTACGGCCGACGCGCTCACGATGCCCGGCCTACCGGCCCGTCCGGCCGCGGCCGACATGGATATCGACGGGGACGGCAACATTTCGGGACTGTTCTGA
- a CDS encoding cyclodeaminase/cyclohydrolase family protein codes for MTFADQPIGEFLDAVASEQVTPSGGAVAPVGGAMGAALCEMVCIHTVDTDGSETAVDELIDVGGALADQRERLLDLADEDAAAVDAVGAAFESGDADRIQAASKRSTEVPLETAEVCLDVVKQARTVTAKGAPVAVPDATVGALLAAAALQASVSTVQANLDMLDDESVVAAMKQQAGKVAAAGEAALDEAVANAER; via the coding sequence ATGACGTTCGCGGACCAGCCAATCGGCGAGTTTCTCGACGCGGTTGCGTCGGAGCAGGTGACCCCGAGCGGCGGTGCGGTCGCACCTGTCGGCGGTGCGATGGGCGCGGCGCTCTGTGAGATGGTCTGCATTCACACCGTCGACACAGACGGGTCCGAGACAGCGGTCGATGAGCTCATCGATGTTGGCGGAGCTCTAGCTGACCAGCGGGAACGGCTGCTCGACCTTGCTGACGAGGATGCAGCAGCGGTCGATGCGGTCGGGGCCGCATTCGAGTCTGGGGACGCCGATCGGATTCAGGCGGCCTCGAAACGCTCAACCGAGGTGCCACTGGAGACGGCCGAGGTCTGTCTCGACGTGGTCAAGCAGGCCCGTACGGTGACTGCGAAGGGGGCGCCGGTCGCCGTCCCGGACGCAACTGTTGGGGCGCTGCTTGCCGCGGCAGCACTGCAGGCGTCCGTCTCAACTGTCCAGGCTAATCTCGACATGCTAGACGACGAATCAGTCGTGGCAGCGATGAAGCAGCAGGCAGGCAAGGTAGCGGCCGCCGGCGAAGCGGCGCTTGACGAAGCGGTCGCAAACGCGGAGCGGTGA
- the folE gene encoding GTP cyclohydrolase I: protein MDSREQEPAQQHDTATQPTDGFDEEKARRGARLLLEAAGRDPDSAGLSDTWSRRVPDMFETLTEGARSESKPIMRTFDAETDGLIVKTGIPLHSMCEHHMLPFRGVAHVAYRPGDQMVGLSKLIRYVRWQSRQLTTQETLTRDIAAGLADELDAHGVVVELTATHMCEVMRGIETETKTTTREHVGTINEADRTQFRESVRRHTGGPNGR, encoded by the coding sequence ATGGATTCCCGGGAACAGGAGCCTGCACAACAGCACGATACTGCAACCCAACCGACAGACGGCTTTGACGAAGAGAAGGCACGACGTGGTGCTCGTCTCCTGCTTGAAGCCGCTGGCCGTGACCCCGATTCGGCAGGACTATCGGATACGTGGAGTCGGCGTGTCCCGGACATGTTCGAGACGCTAACAGAAGGCGCTCGGTCCGAGTCGAAACCGATAATGCGTACCTTCGACGCGGAAACCGATGGTCTCATCGTCAAAACCGGAATTCCGCTTCACAGTATGTGCGAACATCATATGCTCCCTTTCCGGGGCGTTGCCCATGTGGCGTACAGACCCGGGGATCAGATGGTGGGGCTGTCAAAGCTCATTCGATACGTCCGGTGGCAGTCACGCCAGCTAACGACACAGGAGACACTCACGCGGGATATCGCAGCCGGCCTAGCCGACGAACTCGACGCTCACGGAGTCGTCGTTGAACTGACTGCAACGCACATGTGCGAAGTCATGCGAGGCATCGAGACGGAGACTAAAACGACGACCAGAGAGCACGTCGGAACCATCAACGAAGCGGACCGCACGCAGTTCAGGGAGTCGGTTCGACGACACACCGGCGGTCCCAACGGCCGTTGA
- the rdfA gene encoding rod-determining factor RdfA, which translates to MGSAQSKVAQLIETYELASMGAELERAWLGNTGERQSLRDLADRFNQALLMAAIRDAGMDVIDGEPANFYRLLTDDNVSAGKRIEARNRLDRAGIDVDTLEDQFVTYQAIRYYLTEVRGVSYDSESETEQVEQERGTIDRLRSRVETIVRDTVDRLNTADKLAVGEYRVFVSIDIRCQDCGMRYSISDLLDRGGCDCE; encoded by the coding sequence ATGGGGTCAGCGCAGTCCAAAGTCGCACAGCTGATCGAAACGTATGAACTGGCGTCGATGGGCGCGGAGCTGGAACGCGCCTGGCTCGGGAACACCGGGGAACGACAGAGTCTCCGTGACCTCGCTGATCGGTTCAATCAAGCTCTGCTCATGGCTGCAATCCGCGATGCGGGCATGGATGTGATCGACGGCGAACCGGCGAACTTCTATCGGCTTCTGACGGATGACAATGTCAGTGCGGGGAAACGGATCGAGGCGCGGAATCGACTCGACCGAGCCGGCATCGACGTCGATACGTTGGAAGACCAGTTCGTCACGTATCAGGCGATTCGATACTACCTGACAGAGGTTCGCGGTGTGAGCTATGACTCCGAATCAGAAACTGAGCAGGTTGAGCAGGAACGCGGGACTATCGACCGCCTCCGCAGCCGCGTCGAGACAATCGTTCGGGACACGGTCGACCGACTGAACACCGCAGACAAACTCGCTGTCGGCGAGTATCGAGTGTTCGTGAGCATTGATATTCGCTGTCAGGACTGTGGAATGCGTTACAGTATCAGTGACCTTCTCGACCGCGGCGGCTGTGACTGTGAATAA
- a CDS encoding archaea-specific SMC-related protein, whose protein sequence is MGSLSVSGEVATVTVEKIGGIDETTVEVPPGVTVLRGRNATNRTSFLQSVMAAHGSEWASVKGDSDQGRVELSLGEETYTRTLTRTDDGVAGSGLGLLTDSTVADLFAFLLEDNEARRAVERGVDLREIIMRPVDVASIHRQIRAAEQRKEEIDAELDRIASLKRDLPDLERQQADLRDEIAETRDELQRVEDRIDERDADFQTTQKNRDELETALDELQATRSELKRVRDDIQSEQESIAALRDERGNLAVERSGLPESPTERLEALESDIDRLRERKRELSEYTTRLQNVIGFNEELLSGEHREITDAIDAKPESVGDITDQLYKGSKTTCWTCGSQVKPERIESTLQSMRDHLQEMVSEIGSIEDELDELTGQRDKIAETRTRAQELTATIEDVDAEIERRQTTVTDLRERRNNLSARVEELEERVTTLRTEEFDEVLDLHTKANELELELDRLESERDEVSEEIADIESEIRRNNELAAQREEVVDELIDLRSRIDRLEAEATDQFNEKMDDLLDILGYGNIERIWLERTDTPDDPVHNSDDSVTGSTFTLHVVRSTDSGTVYEDTVGHLSESEREVTGLVFALAGYLVHDVYEEVPFMLLDSLEAIDSERIASLVEYFAEFPSYLVVALLPEDAQALSDSYNRITDI, encoded by the coding sequence ATGGGTTCACTCTCGGTATCCGGGGAGGTGGCAACCGTCACCGTCGAGAAGATCGGGGGGATCGACGAAACGACAGTCGAGGTTCCACCAGGGGTGACAGTGCTTCGAGGCCGGAATGCGACCAATCGGACGTCATTTCTCCAGTCGGTGATGGCCGCCCATGGGAGCGAGTGGGCGAGCGTGAAAGGTGACTCAGACCAGGGGCGCGTCGAACTCTCACTGGGAGAGGAAACGTACACCCGAACACTGACCAGAACTGACGACGGGGTTGCCGGGTCTGGCCTCGGCCTTCTCACTGACTCGACAGTTGCGGACCTGTTCGCGTTCCTGCTCGAAGACAACGAGGCTAGGCGAGCCGTCGAACGGGGTGTGGACCTCCGAGAGATCATTATGCGGCCAGTCGATGTGGCATCTATCCACCGACAGATACGTGCGGCCGAACAGCGCAAGGAAGAGATCGATGCGGAACTCGACCGTATCGCGTCGCTCAAGCGTGACCTCCCGGATCTCGAGCGGCAACAGGCAGATCTACGCGACGAGATCGCTGAGACCAGAGATGAACTCCAGCGAGTGGAGGACCGAATCGACGAGCGGGACGCAGATTTCCAGACGACTCAAAAAAACAGGGACGAACTCGAGACGGCTCTCGATGAACTCCAGGCGACTCGGTCCGAACTGAAACGCGTTCGAGATGATATTCAGTCGGAGCAAGAGAGTATTGCGGCGTTACGCGACGAGCGGGGTAACCTCGCAGTCGAACGGTCTGGCCTCCCGGAATCGCCGACCGAACGACTCGAAGCGCTCGAATCAGACATCGACCGGCTTCGGGAACGAAAGCGGGAACTCTCAGAGTACACCACCCGACTGCAGAACGTTATCGGGTTCAACGAGGAATTGCTGTCCGGCGAACACCGTGAGATAACCGACGCTATCGATGCAAAGCCCGAGAGCGTGGGTGACATCACTGATCAGTTGTACAAGGGGTCAAAGACGACCTGCTGGACCTGTGGCTCGCAGGTGAAGCCGGAGCGTATCGAGTCGACGCTCCAGAGTATGCGTGACCATCTTCAGGAGATGGTGTCGGAGATCGGCAGTATCGAAGATGAACTCGATGAACTGACCGGCCAACGTGACAAAATTGCGGAGACACGCACGCGGGCACAAGAACTCACGGCGACAATTGAGGACGTTGACGCAGAAATTGAGCGACGGCAGACGACGGTTACTGACCTCCGAGAGCGACGCAACAACCTCTCGGCTCGCGTCGAGGAACTTGAGGAGCGGGTCACGACGCTCCGGACGGAAGAGTTCGATGAGGTGCTCGACCTCCATACGAAAGCGAACGAACTGGAACTGGAACTGGACCGGCTCGAATCCGAACGAGACGAGGTAAGCGAAGAAATCGCCGACATCGAGTCAGAGATCCGCCGGAACAACGAACTGGCCGCGCAACGGGAAGAGGTGGTTGACGAACTGATCGACCTCCGGTCGCGTATCGACCGTCTCGAAGCCGAAGCGACCGACCAGTTCAACGAGAAGATGGACGACCTGCTCGACATCCTCGGTTATGGTAATATCGAACGGATCTGGCTTGAACGGACCGACACACCAGATGACCCAGTCCATAATAGCGACGACAGCGTCACGGGGTCGACGTTCACCCTCCACGTCGTTAGGAGCACCGACAGCGGAACTGTCTACGAGGACACTGTCGGCCATCTGAGCGAAAGTGAGCGCGAAGTGACCGGGCTGGTGTTTGCACTCGCGGGCTACCTTGTTCACGACGTGTACGAGGAGGTTCCATTCATGTTGCTTGACTCGCTCGAAGCAATCGACTCGGAGCGTATCGCTTCACTCGTTGAGTATTTCGCTGAGTTCCCCTCCTATCTCGTTGTCGCGTTGCTCCCCGAGGACGCACAGGCGCTCTCAGATAGCTACAACCGGATTACCGATATCTGA